From a region of the Neisseria subflava genome:
- the ccoS gene encoding cbb3-type cytochrome oxidase assembly protein CcoS has translation MESMFILVPISIILAFIIGWFFWWSGKNGQFDDLEGPAHRILMDDDSTEKLIEKDEDKESKR, from the coding sequence ATGGAAAGTATGTTTATCCTTGTCCCCATCAGCATTATTTTGGCCTTTATCATCGGCTGGTTTTTCTGGTGGTCGGGTAAAAACGGACAGTTTGACGACCTTGAAGGACCTGCGCACCGCATTTTGATGGACGACGACTCCACTGAAAAACTGATCGAAAAAGACGAAGACAAAGAATCCAAACGATGA
- a CDS encoding MFS transporter, translated as MSLKKDNLNFHTTRRFAPLFGTQFLGALNDNMFKTALFVMISFYGLGKNDFLPPSQMLNLGAMLFILPYFLFSALSGQLSNKFDKAVLARWIKLLEIIIMAVAAYGFYIQSAPLLLICLFCMGTQSTLFGPLKYAILPDYLNDKELIMGNSLIESGTFIAILLGQILGTAVAGVPPYIVGGLVLLVAIGGTMTSLFMPSVPAKMPDTKIEWNIIKGTNSLIREAAANRPVFTSIIGISWFWFVGSVYTTQLPTFTQIHLGGNDNVFNLMLALFSIGIAIGSVLCAKLSHERLILGLVTIGTLGLTVCGLLLVWLTQGQRFTELNGIIWFLSQAQAYPIMLVMSTIGFFGGFFSVPLYTWLQTASSETFRAHAVAANNIINGVFMVSAAILSAVLLMLFDSITLLYLIVAVGNLPLIVYLIKREPKFIGDLTALLKISK; from the coding sequence ATGAGCCTTAAAAAAGACAATCTGAATTTCCACACGACCCGCCGTTTTGCGCCGCTCTTTGGGACGCAGTTTTTGGGCGCGTTGAACGATAATATGTTCAAAACCGCATTATTCGTGATGATCAGTTTTTACGGTTTGGGTAAAAACGACTTTCTGCCGCCCAGCCAAATGCTGAATTTGGGTGCGATGCTGTTTATCCTGCCCTACTTCCTGTTTTCCGCGCTGTCAGGACAACTGAGCAACAAATTCGATAAAGCCGTTTTGGCGCGTTGGATCAAGCTGTTGGAAATCATCATCATGGCAGTGGCGGCGTATGGCTTCTACATCCAATCCGCGCCTTTGCTTTTAATCTGCCTGTTTTGCATGGGTACGCAATCGACCTTGTTCGGCCCTCTGAAATATGCCATTTTGCCCGATTACCTCAACGACAAAGAGCTGATTATGGGCAACAGCCTGATTGAATCGGGTACGTTTATCGCCATTTTACTCGGCCAAATTTTGGGCACTGCAGTCGCAGGCGTTCCGCCGTATATTGTCGGCGGTTTAGTATTATTGGTCGCCATCGGCGGCACGATGACCAGCCTGTTTATGCCGTCTGTACCCGCTAAAATGCCGGACACAAAAATCGAATGGAACATCATCAAAGGTACGAATTCACTGATTCGTGAAGCGGCGGCCAATCGTCCCGTATTTACTTCCATCATCGGTATTTCATGGTTTTGGTTTGTCGGCTCGGTTTATACCACCCAACTGCCGACGTTCACGCAAATCCATTTGGGCGGCAACGATAATGTGTTCAACCTGATGTTGGCGCTGTTCTCCATCGGCATCGCTATCGGCTCGGTATTATGCGCCAAACTCAGCCACGAACGCCTGATTTTGGGCTTGGTTACCATCGGCACTCTGGGACTGACCGTCTGTGGATTATTGCTGGTGTGGCTGACCCAAGGCCAACGCTTTACCGAATTAAACGGCATTATCTGGTTTTTATCGCAAGCCCAAGCGTATCCGATTATGCTCGTGATGTCGACCATCGGCTTTTTCGGCGGCTTCTTCTCCGTACCGCTCTACACTTGGCTGCAAACTGCCAGCAGCGAAACATTCCGCGCCCACGCCGTCGCTGCCAACAACATCATCAACGGCGTGTTTATGGTATCGGCTGCCATTCTGAGCGCGGTTTTGCTGATGTTGTTT